One genomic region from Magallana gigas chromosome 3, xbMagGiga1.1, whole genome shotgun sequence encodes:
- the LOC105346727 gene encoding uncharacterized protein has protein sequence MLKPTADLNVSGELWETKGRWKMETNLTDDLKVSLGTDDAVTFTDGAGIRQVSLPRTDSKGHLPFCYRDDYAENISPKFNFNRQYSLPFQDTFRQKQDDTDFTLPKLFEQNSSEDLSKPPTVLLSKAEAIIDSNSPTQMDIKWSVENAKLGANILFDVEIMTGTEWEFLTEKRIPVIRIYKTDQSVSLCKVKWDLNRGDTVWHVRVRPRDSDTTYDWSSSIKIEIHGAKMDTNFNHSDKTGSILY, from the exons ATGTTAAAACCTACAGCTGATCTCAATGTCTCCGGTGAGCTGTGGGAGACGAAGGGTCGTTGGAAAATGGAGACGAATTTAACAGACGACCTGAAGGTGAGTCTGGGGACAGACGACGCTGTCACCTTCACCGATGGGGCGGGGATACGACAGGTGTCCCTCCCCCGGACCGACTCCAAGGGGCACCTGCCTTTCTG TTATAGAGATGACTATGCAGAAAACATCTCtccaaaattcaattttaacagACAGTATTCGCTCCCATTTCAAGACACATTTAGACAGAAACAAGACGATACTGATTTCACACTGCCAAAACTTTTTGAACAGAACTCTTCAGAAGATTTAAGCAAACCTCCGACGGTCTTGCTCTCTAAGGCAGAAGCCATCATTGACTCAAATTCCCCTACTCAGATGGATATCAAGTGGTCGGTTGAGAACGCCAAACTCGGTGCCAATATTTTATTCGACGTTGAAATCATGACAGGCACGGAATGGGAATTTCTGACTGAAAAAAGAATCCCGGTGATACGGATTTACAAAACTGACCAATCGGTTTCTTTATGCAAGGTAAAATGGGATCTGAACCGAGGTGACACCGTTTGGCATGTTCGAGTTCGACCACGTGACAGTGATACGACTTATGATTGGAGCAGTtctataaaaatagaaatacatgGTGCCAAAATGGACACCAATTTCAACCACAGTGATAAAACTGGTTCGATATTGTactga